One window of the Daphnia pulex isolate KAP4 chromosome 8, ASM2113471v1 genome contains the following:
- the LOC124199281 gene encoding uncharacterized protein LOC124199281 isoform X1 has translation MSSSSIQQFLPRSCSLAALVFLVVMVVLAVCVTTTKADGGDVMSGGEGGEMTAMADAIKYLQGLDKVYGQAARPSIRGGKIVQLLQLKQLDRRYDNSLVRPRFGKRGRLPYFDMEDLPLHPQHAY, from the exons atgtccagcagcagcatccagcaATTCCTTCCCCGCTCCTGTTCGTTGGCCGCTTTGGTCTTCCTGGTGGTGATGGTCGTGTTGGCCGTTTGCGTCACTACCACCAAAGCCGATGGCGGAGACGTCATGAGCGGAGGTGAAGGCGGAGAAATGACGGCCATGGCTGATGCCATCAAATATCTTCAAGGATTGGACAAAGTCTATGGTCAAGCCGCCCGGCCCAG TATCAGGGGCGGTAAGATTGTCCAGTTACTGCAGCTGAAGCAACTCGACCGGCGCTACGACAACTCACTCGTTCGTCCCAG ATTCGGCAAGCGAGGACGTCTGCCATACTTTGACATGGAAGACCTTCCCCTACACCCACAA CACGCTTATTAA
- the LOC124199277 gene encoding oplophorus-luciferin 2-monooxygenase non-catalytic subunit-like has protein sequence MNVYHTCIATVFIVLVAGILPNIQAECEDYSPCACGQDADGNLYVNCIDVMPLDIQAAFSRTTALDIYSLVIILPAAGGTIPADLLAGKRALIMDLLGTSRDSFQLIMDPAAIRSSSSYTKQLVISKCDLSLLNFDFLRGFTRLEELRLDTTSNVKPIENLPPLTSLVGLAIDNSQGFDDLINFPARAFSSLDHLYFYNDGLSDQAVDIVLNAFVSSTSASTLTTLTLSKNQITRVPSQIVSLPNVINFALTNNNISMVNTGALSLTAPQKIYLNNVSLDTIEPNAFQGDYSYAEIDLSNNNLVSFDYSVFQPVLTQMAGIANSTGSVFLANNPFSCDCGLAWLIRDNPNLLKATTGGTCANSTSFEDLNPGGYINC, from the exons ATGAACGTCTACCATACCTGT ATCGCGACAGTTTTCATCGTTCTGGTAGCCGGAATTTTACCCAACATTCAAGCGGAATGCGAAGACTACAGTCCGTGCGCTTGTGGCCAAGATGCTGATGGCAATTTGTACGTCAATTGTATCGATGTTATGCCCTTAGATATTCAAGCTGCTTTCAGTAGAACGACTGCACTCGACATCTACAGCTTAGTTATTATTCTTCCAGCTGCAGGAGGAACTATTCCGGCTGACCTATTGGCTGGTAAACGTGCCTTAATCATGGATTTGCTTGGCACGAGTAGAGATTCTTTTCAGCTGATCATGGATCCTGCTGCGATTCGATCATCCAGTAGTTACACCAAACAGTTGGTCATCTCTAAATGCGATTTAAGTCTcctcaattttgatttcctgAGGGGATTTACGAGGTTAGAAGAACTCCGTTTAGACACTACTTCGAACGTCAAACCCATTGAAAATCTTCCTCCTTTAACAAGTCTGGTGGGACTAGCGATCGATAATAGCCAAGGGTTTGACGATTTGATTAATTTCCCAGCGAGAGCATTTTCCAGTCTTGATCATCTCTACTTTTACAACGACGGGTTAAGTGACCAGGCTGTTGACATTGTTTTGAACGCGTTTGTTTCCAGTACATCTGCCAGTACTTTAACCACGTTGACAttatcaaaaaatcaaatcactaGAGTCCCCTCGCAGATCGTTTCACTACCAAATGTCATCAATTTCGCCTTGactaacaacaacatttcaatGGTCAACACTGGCGCACTTTCTCTCActgccccccaaaaaatttacctAAATAATGTATCACTGGATACCATTGAACCCAACGCATTTCAAG GCGATTACAGTTATGCAGAAATCGAtttgagcaacaacaacctggTATCATTTGATTACTCAGTTTTCCAGCCAGTTTTGACACAGATGGCTGGCATTGCTAATTCCACTGGATCAGTCTTCCTGGCAAACa ATCCATTCTCCTGTGACTGTGGGCTTGCATGGCTTATTCGTGATAATCCAAACCTCCTGAAAGCTACAACTGGAGGTACTTGTGCTAATTCAACCAGTTTTGAAGACTTGAATCCTGGTGGATACATCAATTGTTAA
- the LOC124199279 gene encoding proclotting enzyme-like: protein MALIVLSELIPLVCLILTSIHSTVAKPDGCGIRANTQTRIVGGEISYPGKWPWMAAFYRSNANQYCAGALISDRHVLTAAHCVSGVHPSKLQIRLGEFDLAGRLPATQIPDNSNNNSARALLEENSTVNNIFNVEKITVHQQYEPRSHLHDIAIVRLNRPVEFSPVIQRICLPPPSLPSLEDRTAFVAGWGTTAFLGSSSPSLREVEVPIWNNQACLEAIGKNVFDTTLCAGGRIKSADACQGDSGGPLMMSMVDDRWAAIGVVSWGIRCGEPTKPGLYTRTSHYTDWILSTVQRT, encoded by the exons atggctTTGATTGTTTTATCTGAATTGATACCccttgtttgtttaattttaacttcAATACATTCAACAGTAGCAAAACCAg ACGGGTGTGGAATTAGGGCAAATACTCAAACGAGAATCGTTGGTGGTGAAATATCGTACCCAGGAAAGTGGCCCTGGATGGCTG CTTTTTATCGCTCCAATGCAAATCAATACTGTGCTGGAGCCCTGATCTCTGACCGCCATGTCTTGACTGCTGCACACTGTGTCAGTGG GGTTCACCCGAGCAAGTTACAAATCCGACTGGGAGAATTTGACTTGGCAGGAAGGTTGCCTGCGACTCAGATCCCAGACAACAGTAACAACAACTCTGCCCGAGCATTATTGGAGGAGAACAGCACAGTCAACAACATATTCAACGTGGAGAAGATAACTGTGCACCAGCAGTACGAGCCACGATCTCACCTGCACGACATCGCCATCGTTCGATTGAATCGACCGGTTGAATTCTCCCCCGTCATCCAGCGGATCTGCCTGCCCCCTCCGTCCCTGCCGTCACTGGAAGATCGAACAGCTTTCGTCGCAG GCTGGGGCACGACTGCATTTCTAGGCAGTTCTAGTCCGTCTCTCCGCGAAGTGGAAGTGCCCATATGGAACAATCAGGCGTGTCTGGAAGCCATCGGGAAGAATGTCTTTGATACGACGCTGTGCGCTGGTGGACGAATCAAATCGGCTGACGCTTGCCAG ggCGATAGTGGTGGACCGCTGATGATGTCCATGGTGGACGATCGGTGGGCGGCCATTGGTGTCGTTAGTTGGGGTATCAGATGCGGAGAACCCACCAAACCCGGCCTGTACACTCGAACTA GTCATTACACGGACTGGATCCTATCCACCGTCCAGCGAACCTGA
- the LOC124199273 gene encoding clotting factor G beta subunit-like, which translates to MSQLGNLSASSALFVVAILLFSTANGRVYQTTDTVVIEAGDNADGDELFQSTHLLSNAFMKVKERTCLTREGNIGYCTSIRSCYPRLNKFHHFNNFESRTLAIRGACIYHREDDRQVYGICCPTISSYDFENDDQHQFYSPFPSMPVNPYTGLPYDASHVHSWLHNPHTRPLDTKTTALTDDDYGDDESKEEFIDPERQQAICGAGPGRKYDDDGQRIVGGSDATPNSWPFMAALKFSGKFLCGGSLIAPNKVLTAAHCVSALFGLRNRLTVDLGMHNLHTDDAQVTIKVRRIKVFWGFNFRTKFNNDIAILTLTERVNYTSTISPVCLPPLTGTRDLYENEDATVIGWGSLNYGGSTVPTVLQEVNVRVTANSHCKDNYKSAGFQIMDNSMICAAAPGKDACRGDSGGPLIYRSKTGSWTQIGIVSFGIDCAHEKYPGVFTRVASFRQWIRRMANV; encoded by the exons ATGAGCCAACTTGGTAACTTGTCGGCGTCTTCCGCACTCTTTGTTGTGGCGATTTTGTTGTTCTCTACGGCCAACGGCAGAGTCTATCAAACGACCGATACCGTCGTAATCGAAG CCGGAGATAACGCAGATGGAGACGAGTTGTTCCAGTCGACCCATTTACTGAGCAATGCGTTTATGAAGGTTAAGGAGAGGACATGCCTTACGAGGGAGGGCAATATCGGTTACTGCACATCCATTCGATCCTGCTACCCCAGATTGAATAAGTTTCATCATTTCAACAACTTTGAATCGAGGACCTTGGCCATTCGCGGCGCTTGCATCTACCACAGAGAAGACGACAGACAG GTTTACGGGATTTGTTGTCCGACAATCAGCAGCTACGATTTTGAAAACGATGACCAACACCAATTCTACAGCCCATTCCCTTCGATGCCAGTCAATCCTTACACCGGATTACCTTACGACGCATCCCACGTTCATTCGTGGTTACATAATCCGCATACGAGGCCCTTGGATACCAAAACAACGGCATTAACCGATGATGATTACGGTGACGATGAATCGAAAGAAGAATTCATTGACCCCGAAAGACAACAGGCCATCTGTGGTGCTGGACCTGGTAGAAAGtatgacgacgacggccaacgCATCGTCGGAGGAAGTGATGCCACCCCAAACTCTTGGCCTTTTATG GCGGCGCTAAAATTCAGCGGCAAATTCCTATGCGGAGGATCTTTAATTGCCCCGAATAAAGTCCTAACAGCTGCTCACTGTGTGTCTGCATTGTTTGGTCTTCGCAATCGATTGACCGTCGATCTGGGCATGCACAACCTGCACACTGACGACGCTCAGGTGACCATAAAAGTTCGCCGAATCAAAGTGTTTTGGGGATTCAACTTTAGGACTAAA TTTAACAACGATATCGCCATCCTGACTCTGACGGAACGAGTGAATTACACTTCAACCATTTCGCCTGTTTGTTTGCCTCCGCTTACCGGAACGAGAGACCTCTACGAGAACGAAGATGCGACCGTCATAGGATGGGGCTCACTCAATTACG GTGGATCTACTGTACCGACTGTTCTGCAAGAAGTCAACGTCAGAGTGACGGCCAATTCGCACTGCAAAGACAATTACAAATCGGCTGGCTTCCAAATAATGGACAACAGCATGATATGCGCTGCTGCTCCTGGTAAAGACGCATGCCGG GGAGATAGCGGAGGTCCGCTGATTTATCGATCAAAAACTGGCAGTTGGACTCAAATAGGAATCGTCAGCTTTGGAATCG ATTGTGCCCACGAAAAATATCCCGGCGTCTTCACCAGGGTGGCCTCCTTCAGGCAATGGATCAGACGAATGGCTAATGTGTAA
- the LOC124199280 gene encoding uncharacterized protein LOC124199280, with protein MSSRDTKRINVAAPALLVQENQMQKQFIEFPCSSIRLGSYNLSGSSFIVQVSSTEVLLESASNNQESQSNVGAFQFDLHFPVKELLEFSSHFHPTHPVLFLTFSPELSQNVSNLLNLDQNGPYWNSQSTKEIEKRMTLIPHTLDASAIKEIVSMLCKNCRINELKVAEATQLLQISIPSSDEQKYLDAFNRAMKSIRVSSSTIPKKNEIEMQIFVKTFSGRTITLTVEPSNTIAWVKDKIQEREGLPSDEQCLMFAGKQIGRFDSHTLSEFCIHKQSTLELLSRNHIKL; from the exons ATGTCTTCTAGAGATACAAAACGTATAAACGTAGCTGCACCTGCTTTATTG GTTCAAGAAAACCAGATGCAGAAACAATTTATAGAATTCCCATGCTCATCTATTCGTCTCGGGTCGTATAATTTAAGTGGATCTTCATTTATCGTACAGGTGTCATCAACAGAGGTTTTGTTAGAATCAGCCTCCAACAACCAAGAATCACAATCAAATGTTGGtgcatttcaatttgatttgcaTTTCCCTGTCAAAGAACTGCTCGAATTTTCATCTCATTTCCACCCAACTCATCCAGTTCTTTTCTTGACATTCAGCCCTGAACTGAgccaaaatgtttcaaatctgTTGAATCTTGACCAAAATGGACCTTACTGGAATTCCCAGAGCACTAAAGAgatcgaaaaaagaatgacTTTAATTCCCCACACTTTAGATGCTTCAGCCATTAAGGAAATCGTTTCAATGCTGTGCAAAAATTGCAGAATCAACGAATTAAAAGTCGCTGAGGCAACTCAACTCCTCCAGATTTCAATACCGTCATCAGACGAACAAAAGTATCTGGATGCTTTTAATCGTGCCATGAAATCAATCCGAGTTTCCTCGTCAACAATTCCGAAGAAAAATGAG ATCGAAATGCAGATTTTTGTCAAGACATTTTCCGGTAGGACTATCACTCTTACAGTTGAGCCTTCAAACACTATCGCTTGGGTGAAAGACAAAATTCAGGAAAGGGAAGGTCTCCCGTCTGATGAGCAATGTCTAATGTTTGCTGGAAAGCAGATCGGTCGGTTCGATAGCCACACTTTGTCCGAGTTTTGCATTCACAAGCAGTCAACCTTGGAATTATTGTCCCGAAATCACATAAAATTGTAA
- the LOC124199281 gene encoding neuropeptide F-like isoform X2, which translates to MSSSSIQQFLPRSCSLAALVFLVVMVVLAVCVTTTKADGGDVMSGGEGGEMTAMADAIKYLQGLDKVYGQAARPRFGKRGRLPYFDMEDLPLHPQHAY; encoded by the exons atgtccagcagcagcatccagcaATTCCTTCCCCGCTCCTGTTCGTTGGCCGCTTTGGTCTTCCTGGTGGTGATGGTCGTGTTGGCCGTTTGCGTCACTACCACCAAAGCCGATGGCGGAGACGTCATGAGCGGAGGTGAAGGCGGAGAAATGACGGCCATGGCTGATGCCATCAAATATCTTCAAGGATTGGACAAAGTCTATGGTCAAGCCGCCCGGCCCAG ATTCGGCAAGCGAGGACGTCTGCCATACTTTGACATGGAAGACCTTCCCCTACACCCACAA CACGCTTATTAA
- the LOC124200644 gene encoding ornithine decarboxylase antizyme 1-like: protein MGWGWGLGGGPDVPHAANNQVGSTPPEGLSSSHGGVGNNHNNKQQQQLSANSQEVIQQQQHIGAELVKASRQQPTRLAFVLELTATRDWRWEGVLWRGRLYLEVPSRLVQTGSKEGFVALLEYAEEELQCSHVILALSKDRADRADVIRTFMFLGFSILPPGHKLVPANSNNLFLACSLE, encoded by the exons ATGg GCTGGGGGTGGGGCCTCGGTGGTGGTCCTGATGTGCCCCACGCCGCTAATAATCAAGTAGGATCGACACCGCCAGAGGGCCTCAGTAGTAGCCACGGTGGTGTGGGGAATAATCACAACAataaacagcaacaacagctcTCTGCCAACAGCCAGGAAgttattcaacaacaacaacacatt ggAGCGGAATTGGTCAAAGCGTCGCGTCAACAACCGACTCGATTGGCGTTTGTGTTGGAATTGACGGCCACTCGAGATTGGCGCTGGGAAGGTGTTTTGTGGCGGGGTCGCCTCTACCTGGAGGTTCCATCACGTCTCGTCCAGACCGGCTCCAAGGAAGGATTCGTGGCTCTTTTGGAGTACGCCGAGGAAGAACTGCAATGCAGTCACGTCATTTTGGCCCTGTCCAAGGATCGGGCCGATCGCGCTGACGTCATTCGCACCTTCATGTTCCTCGGCTTCTCCATTTTGCCACCGGGTCATAAACTGGTGCCGGCCAACTCCAACAATCTCTTCCTGGCCTGCAGTCTCGAGtga